The Bifidobacterium asteroides genomic interval GATCTGGCCGACCATGACGCTGATCCCCATGCAAACCTGGCCGTCAAGGCCCTCCTAGTCATGGCTCAGGCCACCGGGCGCCAGCCGGATGTGGCCATCCGCATCATTAAGCGAATACCGGTGGGTGCCGGTCTGGCCGGGGGCTCCACGGATGCGGCCGGAACCATGCTGGGCCTGAACCGGCTCTGGGAGCTCGGGCTGAGCGCAGCTGAACTGGATGAGATCGCCGCCGGGCTGGGCGCAGACCTGCCCTTCTGTCTGCATGGTGGCCTCAGCCACGGCTCGGGTTTCGGCCAGGTTCTGGAGCCCTTGGATCCGACAGGTGCGGAGGCTCGAAGTTTGCGCAATGCCGGACTGACCGGCCGCCTGCTGATCGGCGCCTATGAAGATCAGCTGAGCACGGCCCAGGTATACAAGGCCTTCGACGCGATCGGCCCCGGCCCCGGCGACCTGAACGACCTGCAAAAAACCGCCTGTGCTCTTCACCCACGCTCGCTCCTGGCTCTGGATCTGGCCCGGCGGGCAGGGGCAGGGCCAGCTTTCGTCTCGGGATCTGGCCCATCGGTGGTGGCCATGGTTCCTCACTTGGACCAAGCGGCTACACTGATAAGACTCTGGCGGGAGCAGAATGCCGTAGACAGAATCATTGAGGCTGACTCGCCAGTCCTGCCCAGGATGGTCCCCCTACGAGTCACCCATGGACAGTAGAGTAGGCAACATGATGAATCCCGAACCACTCGACGAACGCGAGGCCCGCAGGCAGTTCGTACGACGGCGGCAGAAGATGGTCTTCACTATAGCCGTCAGCGCCCTGGTGGTCATCCTGGTCATCTGTGGTCTGATCATCTTCGGATCCATCGGGCATACCGCCAAACATGCCACCATCGCCAAGCCCAACTATGGGGTCGCTGTGCCCTGTCCGCCCGACAAGTCCAAGCTGGTCAACCACCCCGACATCCGTGTGCGGGTGCTCAACGGAACCAACAAGTCCGGTCTGGCCACTGCTCTGGCGTCGGCCCTGCGCAATCGGGGATTCAACATGCAGGATGTAGCAGACTATCCGGGCAAGACCGAGACAGCGCGCACCCAGATACGCTTCGGCGCCTCGGCCATTGACCGCGGCTACACGGTGGGATCCCAATTCAACGATGCCGTGCTGGTCATGGACGACCGCAGCGACGATCTGATCGATGTGGTCATCGGGGCAACCTTTACCGATCTGAACGACGAGGACAGCACCTCTGTCGTCGGCCGTAACATCAAAGCCATCAAGGGCTGCCTGGCCGACCCCTCCTCCCTGAAGAACCTGCCCAAGGCTCCCAAGGCCTGACACCGCAGCAATGTTGCCGGCCTGGCATCCCGCCCAGGAGCGCGGACCCGGCTGTTGTAGAACCTTCAACCGTAGGCGTTTGCGCGCATGGTATGGTAGTAGGTGTAACACCTTGGGGTCGTGGGTGTTTGGGGACTTGATACAGCTTCTTAGTACAGCTTTTTGATACAGTTTTGAGTGCGATCTCCGGGGGATGCTGTACAGGCTCTGCGAAGAAGGGGGTCGACTCATCATGCGTCAGCGTTCAGGCATGGCAGCAGCAGCCCTGGCCTTTCTCCTAGCCCTGTCCTGCACACCTGCTTTGGCCGGGAGCACCGGCAGTCCATCCGGAGAAGCCACGCCCATCACCCTGGACAAACAGCAGGGGGATGATAGCCCGCAGGCCGTATCGCCGTCCTCCTCCCCACCAATGCCTTCCCCACCAACGTCCTCACCCCTGAGCCACACGACCCCGATGCCTTCCTCACCCACGCTCGACACTGCCGGCGATGCTGATGCCGTCCAGGCCCGGTCCTACGCAGCCTGGACGGTCAGCTTCGACACGGCAGGCGGCGGCAGCGTTGGCAGGCAGACCGTCCCCGACGGGGGCCAGGCCAGTCGGCCCAGCCCCGACCCCGTCAGGGACGGATACCTGTTCGACGGCTGGTTCCAAGGCGACGTCGCCTACGACTTCACCCAGCCCGTCACCGGCAGCATCACCCTCACCGCCCACTGGACCAAGGGAGACGGCCATTGGGCCATCAGCCCCAGCCAAGGGCCCATAGCCGGGGGCGCCAAGGTCACCCTCACCCCGCCCGCGCAACGCGGCATCAGACTCAGCCAACTCAGCATGGGCGGCCTTCATTCCGCGGCCATCAGCTCGGACGGCAACCTCTACACCTGGGGAGACAATGGCGCTGGCGAGCTGGGCGACGGCACCAACACCAACCGGTCCACACCAGTCCAAGTCAAAAAGCCCAAGGGCACGCCGGAAAAATTCATTTGGAAAGAAGTCAGCATAGGCTGGGACCATTCTGCGGCATTCGGTTCGGACGGCAACCTCTACATCTGGGGCCAAAACGGCCGCGGCCAGCTGGGCGACGGCACCACCACCAAGCGGAACGCACCGGCCCCGGTCGACAAGCCCCAAGGCACGCCAGCAGGATTCACCTGGAAACAATTCACCCTAGGCGACTTGAGTACCGCAGCATTCGGTTCGGACGGCAACCTCTACATCTGGGGAAACAACCAGTATGGGCAGCTGGGCAACGGCACCACCACCAACCAGACCAGGCCGATCAAGGTCGACAAGCCCCAAGGCACGCCAGCAGGATTCACCTGGAAACAGGCCAGCCTTAGCTGCAATCATTCCGGAGCTATAGGCTCGGACGGCAACCTCTACACCTGGGGATGGAACTTCAGCGGCCAGCTGGGCGACGGCACTACCACCGACCGGCACACGCCCACCCTGGTCAAGAAGCCCCAAGGCGCACCCGCCGGGTTCACCTGGAAACAGGTCAGCATAGGCTGGCAGCATTCCGCGGCAATCGGCTCGGACGGCAACCTCTACACCTGGGGGCAGAACTACAGAACCCAGCTGGGCGACGGCACCAACACCGACCGGCACACGCCCACCCTGGTCAGCAAGCCCCAAGGCGCACCCGCCGGGTTCACCTGGAAACAGGTCAACCTAGGCGACTGGCATACCGAGGCGTTGGGCTCGGACGGCAACTTCTACATCTGGGGAAGCAACGAAAACGGTCAGCTGGGCGATGGCACCAACACCACCCGGGGCAGGCCAATCCCGGTCAGCAAGCCCCAAGGCGCACCCGCCGGGTTCACCTGGAAATACACGATCCCAGGATGCAACCATACCGCAGCGATCGGCTCGGACGGCAACCTCTACACCTGGGGAGTCAACGGCAACGGCCAGCTGGGCAACGGCACCACCACCAGCTGGAATAAGCCGGGCATGGTCAACTTCCCCGGCGCCGTCACGCCCACCAGCGTCCTGTTCGGCCAGGCCAAGGCCACAGGGATCACGGCCAACCAAGACGGCACCTGGCAGGTATCCACGCCCAAGCATGAGCCGGGGGGCGTGGACGTGACGGTCGGCTGGAGCCGGAACGGGCCGCAGCCGGACGATCACCTGCAATACACGTACATCGCCCCCCAATACCAAGTCGGCTTCAATTCCAAAAACGATTCCTGCCCCACCCCCACGGGCATGCCCCCCAGCCAGTCCGTCACCCAGGACGGGCAGACGGAACGCCCCTACCCGGACCCGAGGGCCGAAGGCTGCCTGTTCGACGGCTGGTTCCAAGGCGATGTCGCCTACGACTTCAGCCAGCCAGTCACCCATGACACCACCCTGACCGCCCACTGGACCAGGGAAGACACGCAGCACTGGTCCATCAGCCCGGACCATGGGCCCGAGACCGGCGGCACCGAGGTGACCCTGACTCCGCCCGCACAGCGAGGCATCAGATTCAACCAGATCAGACTGGGCTACAACCATTCCGCAGCCATCGGCTCAGACGGCAACCTCTACACTTGGGGAGGCAACGACGACGGACAGCTGGGCGACGGCACCAACACCAGCCGGAGCAGGCCGACCCTGGTCGACAAGCCTCAGGGGGCGGCGGACGGGTTCACCTGGAAACAGGTCATCCTCGGCGGCTGGCATTCCGCAGCCATCGGCTCCGACGGCAACCTGTACGCCTGGGGGGACAATGGCAGTGGTCAGCTGGGCAACGGCACCACCACCAACCAGAACAGACCAGTCCTGATAAGTAAGCCCGATGGAGCACCCAAAGGATTCACCTGGAAACAGGTCAACCTAGGCGGCTTTCATTCCGCGGCCATCGGCTCCGACGGCAGCCTCTACACTTGGGGGTACAACGAATACGGCCAGCTTGGCAACGGCACCACCACCAACCAGAGCAGGCCAGTCCTGATAGGTAAGCCCCAAGACGCACCTGAAGGATTCACCTGGAAACAGGTCAACCTAGGCGGCTGGCATTCCGCAGCCATCGGCTCCGACGGAGGCCTCTACACCTGGGGAGACAATCAGTACGGCGAACTAGGCGACGGCACCACCACCAAGCGGAACATGCCAGTGCAAATCGGTAAGCCCCAAGGAGCGCCAGAAGGATTCACCTGGACACAAGCCAGCCTAGGAGAACATCATTCCGCAGCCATCGGCTCCGACGGCGGCCTGTACACCTGGGGAAGAAATTCCGAGAGCCAGCTGGGCGACGGCACCACCACCGACCGGCAGACGCCAATTCAGATCGCGAAGTCCAATGGATTCACCTGGACACAAGCCAGCCTAGGCGACGGGGATTCTGTAGCTTCCGGATCCGATGGGAACCTGTACGCCTGGGGATGGAACATCAGCGGCCAGCTGGGCGACGGCACCACCACCGACCGGCAGACGCCGACCCTGGTCAGCAAGCCCCAGGGGGCGCCCAAGGGATTCGCCTGGAAACAATCCGGCGTGGGATGGTATCATTCCGCAGCCATCGGCTCCGACGGCCAGCTTTACACCTGGGGAAACAACGGCAACGGTCAGCTGGGGCGCGCCCCCTCCAACGCCTGGCCGGCCAGCCGGCCGGGACCGGTCAGCTTCCCCGGAGAGCCGCAGACCACCAGCGTATGCTTCGGCCAGAATCAGGGGCAGGGCACGTGCCTCGCCGCAGGCAAGGACCTCAAGCCCAGCCCCGACGGCACCTGGAAGGTGACCACTCCCCCTTACACGCCAGGGCTGGCGCCCGTGGCCATCGACTGGACCCAGGACGGCAAACAGCAGGAAACCGACAAGGGCAACACCTACCGGTACCTGCCCATCGCCAGCCTGCCCCTGACCGGAGGCGACGGCATGCTCCTTCTGCTCGCCATAGGACTGCTCACCGCAGGAGCCGCCACAGCCGCCAAAAGCCGCCAAAAGCAGGCCCGCATGACAGGCAGCATGAACACTTCACACAAGTAAGCAACAGTCCGGGCCGTACAACAATCACAGCCAATACCAACCTGGCACCTGATGACCAGGCAAACATCTTCCACATATAATCCGGCGGCAGCCGAACCTGCAGAATGCGGACCAGGCCTGGCTCTAGCCCTGGCTCTGCCACCAGTCCCGCAGCTCCTGCTCGGCTGTCTGCTGGTCGACCGGGCCCTGATCCAGGCGGTAGTCCAGCATGTGCTGATAGGCGCGTCCCACCTGCGGTCCCGGC includes:
- a CDS encoding RCC1 domain-containing protein, giving the protein MRQRSGMAAAALAFLLALSCTPALAGSTGSPSGEATPITLDKQQGDDSPQAVSPSSSPPMPSPPTSSPLSHTTPMPSSPTLDTAGDADAVQARSYAAWTVSFDTAGGGSVGRQTVPDGGQASRPSPDPVRDGYLFDGWFQGDVAYDFTQPVTGSITLTAHWTKGDGHWAISPSQGPIAGGAKVTLTPPAQRGIRLSQLSMGGLHSAAISSDGNLYTWGDNGAGELGDGTNTNRSTPVQVKKPKGTPEKFIWKEVSIGWDHSAAFGSDGNLYIWGQNGRGQLGDGTTTKRNAPAPVDKPQGTPAGFTWKQFTLGDLSTAAFGSDGNLYIWGNNQYGQLGNGTTTNQTRPIKVDKPQGTPAGFTWKQASLSCNHSGAIGSDGNLYTWGWNFSGQLGDGTTTDRHTPTLVKKPQGAPAGFTWKQVSIGWQHSAAIGSDGNLYTWGQNYRTQLGDGTNTDRHTPTLVSKPQGAPAGFTWKQVNLGDWHTEALGSDGNFYIWGSNENGQLGDGTNTTRGRPIPVSKPQGAPAGFTWKYTIPGCNHTAAIGSDGNLYTWGVNGNGQLGNGTTTSWNKPGMVNFPGAVTPTSVLFGQAKATGITANQDGTWQVSTPKHEPGGVDVTVGWSRNGPQPDDHLQYTYIAPQYQVGFNSKNDSCPTPTGMPPSQSVTQDGQTERPYPDPRAEGCLFDGWFQGDVAYDFSQPVTHDTTLTAHWTREDTQHWSISPDHGPETGGTEVTLTPPAQRGIRFNQIRLGYNHSAAIGSDGNLYTWGGNDDGQLGDGTNTSRSRPTLVDKPQGAADGFTWKQVILGGWHSAAIGSDGNLYAWGDNGSGQLGNGTTTNQNRPVLISKPDGAPKGFTWKQVNLGGFHSAAIGSDGSLYTWGYNEYGQLGNGTTTNQSRPVLIGKPQDAPEGFTWKQVNLGGWHSAAIGSDGGLYTWGDNQYGELGDGTTTKRNMPVQIGKPQGAPEGFTWTQASLGEHHSAAIGSDGGLYTWGRNSESQLGDGTTTDRQTPIQIAKSNGFTWTQASLGDGDSVASGSDGNLYAWGWNISGQLGDGTTTDRQTPTLVSKPQGAPKGFAWKQSGVGWYHSAAIGSDGQLYTWGNNGNGQLGRAPSNAWPASRPGPVSFPGEPQTTSVCFGQNQGQGTCLAAGKDLKPSPDGTWKVTTPPYTPGLAPVAIDWTQDGKQQETDKGNTYRYLPIASLPLTGGDGMLLLLAIGLLTAGAATAAKSRQKQARMTGSMNTSHK
- a CDS encoding 4-(cytidine 5'-diphospho)-2-C-methyl-D-erythritol kinase — its product is MSPAVGGEGIALDCPAKINLLLRVGPARADWGGRHRLDTIYSAVSILDRVELSPREPGSGFRLHMEGEHLGDLADHDADPHANLAVKALLVMAQATGRQPDVAIRIIKRIPVGAGLAGGSTDAAGTMLGLNRLWELGLSAAELDEIAAGLGADLPFCLHGGLSHGSGFGQVLEPLDPTGAEARSLRNAGLTGRLLIGAYEDQLSTAQVYKAFDAIGPGPGDLNDLQKTACALHPRSLLALDLARRAGAGPAFVSGSGPSVVAMVPHLDQAATLIRLWREQNAVDRIIEADSPVLPRMVPLRVTHGQ
- a CDS encoding LytR C-terminal domain-containing protein, giving the protein MDSRVGNMMNPEPLDEREARRQFVRRRQKMVFTIAVSALVVILVICGLIIFGSIGHTAKHATIAKPNYGVAVPCPPDKSKLVNHPDIRVRVLNGTNKSGLATALASALRNRGFNMQDVADYPGKTETARTQIRFGASAIDRGYTVGSQFNDAVLVMDDRSDDLIDVVIGATFTDLNDEDSTSVVGRNIKAIKGCLADPSSLKNLPKAPKA